From the genome of Candidatus Paceibacterota bacterium:
GGCGGTGGTCGGTCCCCAGTTTTGGCCAGGGCCCTTATGCTGGCCGCTTACGACAGTGGTTTCCGTAAAATGGAGTGGCAGACCCAGTTTGCTGTAGGTGTCACAGATGTCCCAAACCTTGTTCAACTGCCACGCGCCCCCGTGCATGTGACTCTGGATGCCGACGGTGTCAAACAGCAACTGGCCCTTGTCCCGCAGCCGTTCCAAAATAGAGTAGTAGGCGGGTTCGGTGAGGTAATCATTCACAAGCAACATCGCGCGCGGGTTGGCCGCGCGAGCGGCTTTCAGATGCTCGGCAACATAGGGGACAGCCCCCAACGACACCGCCCAATCGGCCATCTTCGTCTTGTTAGGCTTATTGGTAAGGTGTGTTGCTTCGTTGACGACATCCCAGATGTCAATGCGGCCCTGGTAGCGGGAGACGATCTCGCGAACGCGCGCCACGGACAGGCGCTCGATCTCCTTCGGGTTGTCGGGGAGCCAATCCGGCGAGCCTGCTGGGTGGTCCCAAACGAGGGGGTGGCCTTTGCAGGTCATGCCGTGCTCGCGTGCCCAGGCGGCAACCTCGTCCGTGTAATGATAGTTCGCCTTGCCGCGTTCACGTTCATACCTCGCCCAGTAGAAGCCGAGTGTGCAGTAGTTGAGCAGCGAGACGAATCGCTGCCGATATTGTTCCTCCAGGTCGGGCTTGCCGCAGCCTCCGAACAGGAAGAAGTTGCAGCCGAAGAGAAAATCGTGGCGGAGCTGCTCCACCCGGACCTTTGCCCCTCGCACCGGCTTGCCTCGTGCATTGCGGACGAGGATATCTCCGTCGCCCATGCGGTGCTGCGCAATGCGTGCTCGGGTTTGGGCAAGGACTTCATCGTCCGTCGGTTTGGGCTTCTCTGCCTGAGTGCCCCAGGCGGGATGGCTGAGCAGCAGAGCGCCGGCGCTGGCCCCGGCTTTGAGGAACACTCGTCTATTCACGGCGATAGGAAATAACAATAGACTTGAGGGCTAAAGCCAAAAGTGTTCAAGCCAGACGAGGACGCCTGCTCTGCAAGCGGAGGCAACGCATGCCGCTTGTTCCTTTGTCACCCTAGCCTCTTGCTCCGAGGTGTGCGGACCTCCCCAACCAGCCACACCAGCAGCCCGGGGCCCGCAAGGGGCAGTTCTAACCATAACGGCCGTCGCTTTGCTGAGATCACGCACTGCTGACGGCGCTGCCGGGTCGGCTGTCAGGACTTCGGTTGGGAGAGGCGGGCGATGTCGGGCTGGGCGGGGTCGAGGTCGGCGGGCAGGTAAGAGAACAGTTCGGCGTTCTTGAGCCAGAACCGTATCTTGTAGTCGCTCGCTTTCTGCGCCGCGGTGAACGCAGAGGATTTCCATTTCAGTTCGTGGCGGACGGAATCCCCCTGGAAGGTGACGCAGTTTTCCTTCGAGAATCCAGGCACCACTTTGTTGCGCCGGTCGAGGATCTCGGCCGTCACATATCCGTTCGTGCCGGTGCGGGCGTTGATGGTCACCACCGGGCGGCGGAAGGGATCGCGGCGGCCGATGAGCCAGCCTTCGTTGATGCCGGCGCGCATGGAGCAAAAGCCGTCGAGGCGCAGTGTCGCCAGACCGATGGCGGCATTCACGCGCTTGTCATCGTGCAATCCATCGCAGCCGCCGTAGTAGAAGTAGAGCTTGTCGCCGACAAGGACAGGCGCGCGCGCTGTGACGATCATGCCGGCATCCCATTGGCCCTTGGCGCCGCGCGGGATGAACTGCTGCCGCCCGGCAGCGCGGGTCCAGTTGATGAGGTCCCAGCTCCAGGCCAATTGCACCTCCATGGTGCGAGGTGAATCCTCCTGGGCTTCGTGGAGCTTCTTGACCGAATAGTCGCCGGACTTGAAGTAGCGGGCGTGGTACATCCACGGCTGGCCGATGTAGAGGCCCTGGTAGGGAAACACGGGCATGCCGTAAATCTGGGTGGCATCCGGGTCGAGATCATCGGCGGCGAAGAGCGGGCCCTCGTAGGGTTTGGTCCAGGTCAGCGCGTCTTGGGACCACCCGACACCGACGGCACGGCCGCGGCGGCTGCGGGTTTTCCAGGTCACGGTGTAGCGTTTCTGGTAAGGATCATAGAAGAAGTTGACGACATCGGACGAGGTGAAGAGCGCCTTCTTCTCGGTCTCGGGGACATACTTCCAGTGCAAGCCGTCGGGCGAGAAAGCCACGCGGGCGTGCCCGGCTTTGCCGTCAAAACCGAACAGGGCGTAGCGCTTGTCCGGATCGGCGGGCTCGGGGCAGCGGAGGACGCTGGGGTTGTGGCACTCGCCACCGCCCACCTCGCGCTGGGCGGCGGACAGGCAAAAATTGTTGGCCTTGGAGCCGTTGAACTCGATGATGCCAAGGTCGGGTTTGGTCCAATGGATGCCGTCGATCGACTCCGCGTACCCGACGTGGTTGCCTTTGGTGAGGACCTGATACCAGAGTCGCAGCTTGCTGCCGTCCCGGGCAACGGTGCCATAAACGTAAGGGCCGGTGATGGCAGCGGGCACGCTGTCCCAGGGCTTGTCGCTCTTGAGCACGGGGACGGGATGCTTCTCGGCGGCGTGAAAGACGCGGGCCAGGCCCTGCTGTTCCTCGACGGCCCAGGCATCGAGGAAGAGCCGCCGCCAGTGGCCTTGGCCGGGACCCGCGAGCGCGGTTTCGAAGGGCGTCCCCGCGGAATCGGTTTGCGCGAACGCCGGGGTGAACTGCCAGGCGGCGGTGCCGGCGGCAGCGGCGGCGGTGAGTTGGAGGAATTGGCGGCGGGAGAGGGTATGATTGTTCATAGGTCACTGTTGGATTTTACGCAGGTCGAGATTGAGCGGCCGTGCATAGACCGGCACGCGGGCGATAAGGGAGTCAAAGCCCAGCTGGCTTCCAGCATTGGCGCCGGGCCTGTTGGCGGCCTCGAACCGCAAGACGTGCTCGCCCGCGGTCAACTGGCGCATGCCCCAGCGGTGCGGCGTGACGCCCACATCTTCCCCGGCGAGGGTCATCACCGCCATTTCCTGGCCGTCGAGCAGGACACGATACCGGCCACCCTCGGGCCCGTGGACCATTTGGCCGACCAAATCCGCTGCCTCCGCTTTGTCGGTCGTGAAGCGCAGTTCCATCCACCCGTCAACCTCGGCGGGCGTGAACGCCAGGAACTTGTCGCCTGTGACCTTGCCGCGCAGATCCTGGGTTGCCGCGGCGCCGTCGGAATGCCGGCCGCTCTTGAGGGCCTGCCAGCCGACCACCAGCGGGCGCTCGTTGAAGGGAAGCCGCTCCGGCCCCGCCGGCAGCACGGGCCAGGGCTTGTGCGGCTCGGTCTGATACCAGAGCGCCACCGACGACATCAGATCGTCGCGCTCGATAAACCCATTGCGCTTGCCATCCGGGAGGGTCACCGATCCCTTGTGCTCAATCTCCACGCGCAGCGAGTTGGTGAATACCACGGGGTCGGTCAGATGAAAGCGATACGCCGTCCCGCGGTCGCCTGCCTTTTGGCCTTCCCATAAGGGCGTGCCATAGAAGGGGCCGTCCTGTTCGCGGAATCCCCACGCATCACAGAAGTAATCCTCGGTGCCGGTGCCGCGCAGGCTCGGTTCGGCTTCGCCGTCAATGAAGAAGAAGTCGTCTCCCTCGCCATACCAGCCGGCGGACATGTGATAAACGCTCTGAATGGTGCCGACGTAATGTCCGTGCCCCTTGATGTCGGCCAGCAGGTAGTTGCGGCCCATGACGCACGGATGTTCCTGCCGGTACATGGCGTGGAAGTATGCGGTGTTGGCCGGCAGCGTCTCATGCTCCTGCCAGTCCACGTAGTAGTACAACGAGCGGCACGGCTCCTTGCTCTCGTTGGTCACCGTGATCCTGGCCGACTTGCGGAAGGGCATCGGCCAGTAGCAGTTGCGTGCCCGGCCCTCCGACGTGGCGCGGATCGGAATAGACATAAAGGGTTTGTCCACTCCGTGGCCGATGCCGAAGAAGTCGCCCACCGGGCATTCGACGCTAGGATGTTCCTCGCCGTCCCAGTAAATGCGCAACGTCAGCAGCCGCGAGTAGAACGGCGCCTTGTGCGAGATGGTGAACCAGATGTGCGTGATCATGCCCGGACCTTCCAACTCCACGACTGTTAGCGTTCCGCCCGCCTCGATGCCACGCCGGTCGCTGTTTCCGGAGTGCCAGTTCGGGTCGGAGGAGGAGTCCCGCCGGGTGCGGAAGTCCTTGAGCTGCTCCAAGCCCGCCAAAGGACTGCCCGAGACGGATAGCTGAGCCTCGGCGGGGGCGACCAAGCCGACGCAGGTGAGGGCGAGGAGCAGAGAACGAGCATTCATGGCTACGTGGAGAAGTCCAACAAACTGAGGTTCCGGTTCGCAGTCATGAGCTTCGAAACTAAAGGGCTGACGCTGGTTTGTCTACGTCGCAATGACAGTGGGCCCGGACTGCGCCCCTCTGCCAGTGCAGCACAGGACCCAGCAGTTCTCCAACGGGTGAGATTGCGTCTAGGCCTGCCGATCCCGAACACGGCTGCTTTTCCGGCTCGTTACTGCCGCCAATGGTAAGGGTAGGAAATGCCCGCCCCAAACCGAATCCTCAGCACCACAATCCACTACTCCAGTGCCCTACTCCTGGACCGAATAGCCGCCCCGGTGTGACAACGCTGTGACACCCGCGATACCCCGGTGTGGTTCCCATGGGGGCCGACCCCCATGGGAACCACACCGGGGTCCCGCCGGATTGGCACCGTCCCAACGCCGGGGTTGGCTTGGGGGCCGGGTGCCTCAGACCTGGGGAATGGGCGGAGCCAGTAGTTGGGGCGGCAGGCGGCGGGCGTGGACGGAGATACCCGATTTGAGGTGCAGTTCTCGAATCCACCAGCCCGGTGAGACGATTCTAACAGGTAATGGCTGGGTTGATTCCGCGTTTTGGGTAGGCCATAAGCTGGAAGATCTGCAAAATCAGGCACTTAGCAAAGGCAGGCTACTGCCCCGCCTTTCAATGCTGGGTGAGTGGGTTCCGCAAATCGCTGAGGATTGAGGTTGTATAACACAGCATGACGAGAGCGGTTACCCGTAATCGCTTTGCCGGCGCACAATAAGCAATCTGTCAGTTCAGTCAGTTTGCGGGTGCCTGAAAGGCCAAAGCAACGACCTTACTGTGGGCGGGCGCGATAGAAGCGCCACGGTTGACCCGGTGCAGTTGGATCAATGAACTCCACCAAAACTGCGTCGTTGGTCACCCAGCCTGCCGTGCTCCAGGTCTTCAAGTCCGCACTGGACTGCAGCAGGTAGGTTTCGCCCGGCTCGCCATAGACCAGGCAATGAAACCGGCGATCCGGCAAGACCGAAGGGGACCGCAATTCGAGCCGGTGAACGACGGCGACGGCGAAGGGGTTGAGTAGTGAGCCTCCGGAGGCCAGCACGGCTTGTTCGCCAGTGGTGCCATCAATTTGCACCACGGCGCCACTACCGCCGTTGGCAATCAATACGCGCCCGCCGGACGCCGTGGCAATGCCGGTAGGCAGGCTCAAAAGGTTGTTCGTGGCCAGGACAGTTTGCGCGCCGGAGGCTGGGTCAATGCGCAGCACGGAATCGAAAGAGCCGCCCCCGAACGTGGCCGCATCCGAAACGACCAGCATGCCGTTCTTGTCCATGGCGATGCCGACCGGAGCCACGAGGTTCGCGCCGCTGCTGACGATGGTCTGTGCGCCGGAGGCAGGGTCCAACCGCACGATGCGGCTGGCCTGACCGGCCAACGCGGACAAGTCCGCCACGAAGATATCCCCGTTTGGCGCCACGGTGACACCAGCCGGCAACACCAGGCTGCCTCCCGAGGAAAGCACAGAGATAGCGCCACTGACCGGGTGAACATGTTTAATGCCCTCCACGCCGTCGGCCACCAGGATCGAACCGTCGCGCTCGACGGCAATGCCGATGGGACCAAGCGGAGTCGTGGAGAAGTTGGTGGCGGCGGCGAGAACAGTCTGGGCCCCGCTGGCGGGGTTGACACGGAGCACGCCGCTGAGCTGGTCCACCAACAGGATGGAGCCGGACGGCTCGATGGCGATGCCGTGCAGGTCGGTTAAGAGATTGCTCTCCGACAGAACAAACTGCGCGCCGGCGGTGTCAATCAGCACCAACCGCCGCCCGCTGGCGTCGGCAACCACGATATCCCCCGGGTCCAGATTCGGTCGGATGGTAATGGTGAAGGCGGCGGGGACGGAATCGAGTGTTCCGTCGTTGGCGACAAAGCTGAAGACGTCCGTGCCGATGGCGCCGGGATCAGGGAGGTAAACGAAGGCGCCGGTGGCGGGATCGGCGATGGATACTGCGCCTTTGAGGGAATTGGTGACCACCCGGTAATTCAGCGTTTGGGGTGGCAGGTCGGGGTCTGTGGCCGACAAGAGGCCCTGAAACGGCTGGTCTTCCATCGTCGTTCCTGAACCAGCGAAAGAAGTGGGCGCTTGATTTTCGATGGTAAAGGTGAACACGCCGGGCGAGACCGCGTCCAGTGTCCCATCGTTGACCTGGAACACGACCGTATCGTCGCCGGTCTGGCCGATGGAGGCGGTGTAGCTGAACGCGCCGGTGCTTGTGTCGGTTAGAACAAGTGTTCCTTTGGTGCCGTTTGTCAACACACGAAATGTCAGTAGCACGGGCGGGCAATCGGTGTCGGTCACGCTGAACACACCGTTGAAGGTCGCGTTAAGCCCGACGTTGGCAGTTCCGTTGAACGCAACGGGAGGATGATTGGCAGGGGCAACGTTAATGCGGAAGGTGTAGGTGGTATGTTCGCCCGTGGGAGTTACGCCACCGTCCGGATCGGACACATTAAAGGTGAAATCGTCGTTAGTGGCGCAGGCTCCGTCGTGCAGATAGCTGAGGCGGTCCAGGTTAATGTCCTCCTGGGTGAATGTGTCGCCGGCCAGCAGGTTGGTGCCGTTTAATCGGAGCCACCCATGGTGGGGCGGCCCGCCCATTCCTCCGGGAGCAACCGTGTAGGTCAGTTGCGCGGCGGGGTTTTCGGCATCGCTGGCCGCCAGCAACGTGTTTCCGACAATCCGCGCCGCACCTTGCGTGGTGTACAACGGGTCGTTGCGATCAAGCCGCGGCGGATTGTTGACCGTGAGCAGGAAAGGTTGACTGCTGGTCGCGCCGCCATCCGTGAGGGATACAGTGACAACGGTCTTTCCGGATTGGCCGGCGAGCGGGTAAGCGCGGAGAAAGGCCGCATTAGCCGCCGTGCGCGTGATCGGGATGTTGCCATTTGGCAGGAGGGCTTGGTTGGTTGAGACACAGGGCAGGATGGACACCGACGAAGCCCCCGTTTCCGCATCCGTGAAGGTGAAGTAAATCGGGCCAACGGAGGTGTTTCCGGGCACTGACACATCCGCAAACGGTCCGCTGGTGAACACCGGCCGGGTGTTCTCGTAGAAGAAGCCGCCGGCAAAAGAGGTGTAGGCCGTGCCGCCGCCGGCGGGTGTGGATTGGGCGTCGTAGAACTCCAACGCCGGATAATAGGGGCCGGACAACGAGAACGACGCCTCGAAGAGCATGTTCGCCTGAAAAACCAGATCCGGAGTCACCACCAGCACCGCACCGATGTTGTCGGGGAGCCCCAAACCCGCGGCGTTCATCAAGGACAGCGGAGCGTCATAGACATCTTTAACGCGCAGCGTGAACCGCGTGTAAACCGTCGTCATGTTTGGCGGCAACCGGGTCTGGCCCGTCCAGACGAGGACCCCGCCTGGCAGATCGGAGAGATTGGAAGCGTAGCTCAGAATTTCCGCCGGAAGATACGGCTGCGGGAATGGCGACCGCACGAACGAGAGGCGCACCCCCTGGTTGGTGGCTCCCCAATAAACCACCGCCGAATTGGCCAGTGCCACGTTATAAAGATACCAGGTTTTGCCACCGGTCCGCCCGATGGCGCCTTCATCAGGCGAAGATGATTCTGAGAAGGAACAGTCAAGGGGCGGAGGGAAGAACGGGCCGGCAATGATCGAGTCCGTCGGCCGCACCACGAAACCGCCGGCGCTGGCTCCCACACCGCCAGGACCGGCCACGACAATCTGTCCGTAGGCGGTTCCGGCCGGAACGACCGCGGTGATCTGGTTGTCAGAAACTACGGTGAACTCGGCGATAATCCCCTCAAATCCCACATAGGTGACCCCGGTCAGGTTGCTGCCTGTGATCGTCACGATCGTGCCGGGGGTGCCGACGACCGGCGAAAACGAGGAAACGACCGGCCGCGCAGCCAGGGTGGTGAAGGCGGCATCCGTGCCGTCGGTGCGGAACACGACGTTGCTGGCCACGAGGCGGTAGTGGTAGGAGGCCAAATGGGTCAGATTGCTGATCGCAGCACTCACAGTGACGGCGCTGGAACCGCCGGCAAGGGGCTGAACCGGTGTGACGTTTCCATAGCTGGTCGTGGCACCCCACTCGAACCAGGCCGTGGCGTTGGTGCCGTGCGGATTCACCGTCCCTCTTAGAGTGGCCTTCCAAGCGCTCACATTGCTGGCGGCCAGGGTCGTGACGGTTGGGGGCAGCAGCAGGGTCAGGGTGGCAACACTGCTGGTGGCGCTGCCGTAATCGTTGGAGATGATTACCCGGTAATCGCCAATGCTGGACGGTTGCGCGTTGGTTATCAACAGCACGTCGTTGGTCGCCCCAGCCAGGTTGGCGGAGTTGAATTGCCATTGATACGCAAGCACACCCGGGCCCGTCGCGGTGACGACGAACGTGGCGTTGGAGCCGAGAGGGACATTCTGGTTTTGCGGTTGCTCGGTAATGATGGGAGACGAAATGGTCAGCGCCGCGACACTGCTGGTCACGCTGCCGGTTTCGTTGGTCACAATTACCCGGTAATCCCCGACGTAGGACAACTGCACGTTGGTCAACGTGAGGCTGGCTCCAGTGGCTTCGCTCAGGTCGGCGTTGTTGAACTGCCACTGATAGGACAGCGAGCCCAAGCCAACGGCCGTGACCGCGAACGTGACCTCAGACCCAATGGCGACGCCGCGGCTTTGCGGCTGCCCTACAATCACCGGCGATTGCGTGAGGGAAAAGTCGTCGCAAAAATAGCTGCCGCTGCCGCCAGGGCCGGATGCGTTCAGCGAGACCTTGTTGAAACCAATGTTCTCGTTGGTTCCGGAAAAGAGGACCGCACCATCCAGCGTGACGATCTGGTTGGTGGGGCCGGTGGTGATGGAAAACAGGTGCCAGCCCGGAGCGCGGGCGCCGACAGAGCCGCTGCTAATGTGCGAGTTCCAATAATAATTGCCGTAGTCCCAATCCTGCACCCCGATCGAAGCGCTCTTCGCCGCGGTGGTGTTCTCCAGGACAAAGGACGCATAGCAATAGAACACGCTGTCATAGAACCACACGCTGGCAGTGCCGAATTCCGCCTCCGCAAAGACATGGTTCAGGCTCAGCCCCAACTGCCCGCCGGTCGTGCGCGTCATGCGGACAGATTGCGTGCCGGTGTGAGGCTGGAGCGAGGAGGGGGCGATGGTGCCGTTCTGTTGCTGCGCCGTCCAGAACGGGTCCAGCGCGGCGCCTTCAAAACCGTCGTTAAAAGCTGTCGCAGCCTCCGCGCACAGGGGAAGCGCCAGCGACAATAACAGAATCCTCGTCTTCAAGTTTCGTGCAATCGTCTTCATGGTCTTGTTGAGTGGTGCCGACGCGGGTAGGCGATTTGAATCAGAGGGCCACAGCCCCCTGTCTTTTTTTCATTATCAGCGGTAGCGCCAACATCGCTGTGGATGAGGAGCGTGGATGGAGGGGTTTGTGGATGCAAGGGATTTCTACAGCCAGAAGCAATTCCAGTTCATTAAAGTACAGAGTGTCAGCAACTCCAAGATGTCTTTGATATTTGGTAGCTTTCCAAAGGCCGCAGAAACCCCTAGGATGAAGGCGATGGCGATTCAGCAGAAGGAACAACCCATGGCCGCAACCACCGGTTTCGACAACGAGCGCTACCTGGAGCAACAGAGCGCCGCGATTCTGCAGCG
Proteins encoded in this window:
- a CDS encoding cadherin-like domain-containing protein; protein product: MKTIARNLKTRILLLSLALPLCAEAATAFNDGFEGAALDPFWTAQQQNGTIAPSSLQPHTGTQSVRMTRTTGGQLGLSLNHVFAEAEFGTASVWFYDSVFYCYASFVLENTTAAKSASIGVQDWDYGNYYWNSHISSGSVGARAPGWHLFSITTGPTNQIVTLDGAVLFSGTNENIGFNKVSLNASGPGGSGSYFCDDFSLTQSPVIVGQPQSRGVAIGSEVTFAVTAVGLGSLSYQWQFNNADLSEATGASLTLTNVQLSYVGDYRVIVTNETGSVTSSVAALTISSPIITEQPQNQNVPLGSNATFVVTATGPGVLAYQWQFNSANLAGATNDVLLITNAQPSSIGDYRVIISNDYGSATSSVATLTLLLPPTVTTLAASNVSAWKATLRGTVNPHGTNATAWFEWGATTSYGNVTPVQPLAGGSSAVTVSAAISNLTHLASYHYRLVASNVVFRTDGTDAAFTTLAARPVVSSFSPVVGTPGTIVTITGSNLTGVTYVGFEGIIAEFTVVSDNQITAVVPAGTAYGQIVVAGPGGVGASAGGFVVRPTDSIIAGPFFPPPLDCSFSESSSPDEGAIGRTGGKTWYLYNVALANSAVVYWGATNQGVRLSFVRSPFPQPYLPAEILSYASNLSDLPGGVLVWTGQTRLPPNMTTVYTRFTLRVKDVYDAPLSLMNAAGLGLPDNIGAVLVVTPDLVFQANMLFEASFSLSGPYYPALEFYDAQSTPAGGGTAYTSFAGGFFYENTRPVFTSGPFADVSVPGNTSVGPIYFTFTDAETGASSVSILPCVSTNQALLPNGNIPITRTAANAAFLRAYPLAGQSGKTVVTVSLTDGGATSSQPFLLTVNNPPRLDRNDPLYTTQGAARIVGNTLLAASDAENPAAQLTYTVAPGGMGGPPHHGWLRLNGTNLLAGDTFTQEDINLDRLSYLHDGACATNDDFTFNVSDPDGGVTPTGEHTTYTFRINVAPANHPPVAFNGTANVGLNATFNGVFSVTDTDCPPVLLTFRVLTNGTKGTLVLTDTSTGAFSYTASIGQTGDDTVVFQVNDGTLDAVSPGVFTFTIENQAPTSFAGSGTTMEDQPFQGLLSATDPDLPPQTLNYRVVTNSLKGAVSIADPATGAFVYLPDPGAIGTDVFSFVANDGTLDSVPAAFTITIRPNLDPGDIVVADASGRRLVLIDTAGAQFVLSESNLLTDLHGIAIEPSGSILLVDQLSGVLRVNPASGAQTVLAAATNFSTTPLGPIGIAVERDGSILVADGVEGIKHVHPVSGAISVLSSGGSLVLPAGVTVAPNGDIFVADLSALAGQASRIVRLDPASGAQTIVSSGANLVAPVGIAMDKNGMLVVSDAATFGGGSFDSVLRIDPASGAQTVLATNNLLSLPTGIATASGGRVLIANGGSGAVVQIDGTTGEQAVLASGGSLLNPFAVAVVHRLELRSPSVLPDRRFHCLVYGEPGETYLLQSSADLKTWSTAGWVTNDAVLVEFIDPTAPGQPWRFYRARPQ
- a CDS encoding DUF2961 domain-containing protein, with the protein product MNARSLLLALTCVGLVAPAEAQLSVSGSPLAGLEQLKDFRTRRDSSSDPNWHSGNSDRRGIEAGGTLTVVELEGPGMITHIWFTISHKAPFYSRLLTLRIYWDGEEHPSVECPVGDFFGIGHGVDKPFMSIPIRATSEGRARNCYWPMPFRKSARITVTNESKEPCRSLYYYVDWQEHETLPANTAYFHAMYRQEHPCVMGRNYLLADIKGHGHYVGTIQSVYHMSAGWYGEGDDFFFIDGEAEPSLRGTGTEDYFCDAWGFREQDGPFYGTPLWEGQKAGDRGTAYRFHLTDPVVFTNSLRVEIEHKGSVTLPDGKRNGFIERDDLMSSVALWYQTEPHKPWPVLPAGPERLPFNERPLVVGWQALKSGRHSDGAAATQDLRGKVTGDKFLAFTPAEVDGWMELRFTTDKAEAADLVGQMVHGPEGGRYRVLLDGQEMAVMTLAGEDVGVTPHRWGMRQLTAGEHVLRFEAANRPGANAGSQLGFDSLIARVPVYARPLNLDLRKIQQ
- a CDS encoding twin-arginine translocation signal domain-containing protein, whose product is MNNHTLSRRQFLQLTAAAAAGTAAWQFTPAFAQTDSAGTPFETALAGPGQGHWRRLFLDAWAVEEQQGLARVFHAAEKHPVPVLKSDKPWDSVPAAITGPYVYGTVARDGSKLRLWYQVLTKGNHVGYAESIDGIHWTKPDLGIIEFNGSKANNFCLSAAQREVGGGECHNPSVLRCPEPADPDKRYALFGFDGKAGHARVAFSPDGLHWKYVPETEKKALFTSSDVVNFFYDPYQKRYTVTWKTRSRRGRAVGVGWSQDALTWTKPYEGPLFAADDLDPDATQIYGMPVFPYQGLYIGQPWMYHARYFKSGDYSVKKLHEAQEDSPRTMEVQLAWSWDLINWTRAAGRQQFIPRGAKGQWDAGMIVTARAPVLVGDKLYFYYGGCDGLHDDKRVNAAIGLATLRLDGFCSMRAGINEGWLIGRRDPFRRPVVTINARTGTNGYVTAEILDRRNKVVPGFSKENCVTFQGDSVRHELKWKSSAFTAAQKASDYKIRFWLKNAELFSYLPADLDPAQPDIARLSQPKS
- a CDS encoding endo-1,4-beta-xylanase, which gives rise to MNRRVFLKAGASAGALLLSHPAWGTQAEKPKPTDDEVLAQTRARIAQHRMGDGDILVRNARGKPVRGAKVRVEQLRHDFLFGCNFFLFGGCGKPDLEEQYRQRFVSLLNYCTLGFYWARYERERGKANYHYTDEVAAWAREHGMTCKGHPLVWDHPAGSPDWLPDNPKEIERLSVARVREIVSRYQGRIDIWDVVNEATHLTNKPNKTKMADWAVSLGAVPYVAEHLKAARAANPRAMLLVNDYLTEPAYYSILERLRDKGQLLFDTVGIQSHMHGGAWQLNKVWDICDTYSKLGLPLHFTETTVVSGQHKGPGQNWGPTTAEGEARQAERTVQFYTALFAHPAVQAITWWDFSDLGAWQGAPAGWLRRDMSPKPVYDQLMALIKRQWWTRAEESTDARGRVKLRAYYGTHRVIAQLPDGQNVAKEVHWERGSKNRFELTA